In Aspergillus fumigatus Af293 chromosome 4, whole genome shotgun sequence, one genomic interval encodes:
- a CDS encoding Rieske (2Fe-2S) protein: MNPFRAPSRVDGAWHKVGLASAFPDLDIDYDGRRITAKCKAFRIPNSNPNGSQEAGCPVEADIDLPGDLKDQVLVFKYKGKFHAIDHQCPHSSFPLSQGSLFDIEDFGVVLSAGITCPKHGWSFDLFSGQSDRGNYKLKVWEVQLRDPPASTDRACEAADKEVWVRRKPRIG, from the exons ATGAACCCCTTTAGAGCTCCATCTCGAGTGGATGGAGCTTGGCACAAGGTCGGCCTCGCATCGGCGTTTCCGGACCTTGACATCGACTATGATGGCCGTCGGATCACAGCGAAGTGCAAAGCTTTCCGGATCCCGAACTCCAATCCAAACGGCTCTCAAGAAGCAGGATGTCCAGTCGAAGCGGACATTGATCTACCAGGTGACTTGAAGGATCAGGTCCTTGTGTTCAAATATAAGGGAAAGTTTCACGCCATTGATCAC CAATGCCCACACTCATCATTCCCGCTGTCACAGGGGAGTCTCTTCGATATTGAAGACTTTGGCGTTGTGCTCAGCGCCGGTATCACATGTCCCAAGCACGGCTGGTCCTTTGACCTCTTTTCCGGGCAGTCAGATCGTGGCAACTACAAGCTCAAGGTTTGGGAGGTTCAGCTGCGTGACCCTCCCGCATCAACTGATAGGGCTTGTGAAGCTGCTGACAAGGAGGTGTGGGTGAGGCGGAAGCCACGAATAGGCTAA
- a CDS encoding aegerolysin family protein → MASTTGQQFLDIEIKDDMKYDIRIENAHIESGEFYREGDQNDTLTTDDIEDMIIRHNGGLRHVCSCGEEKGFKGLQGTIDLIDDVKDAKICTLEWNAPMEPGKRNTFMLRDQDPRYHIDIGQWNESGILGKVPVTISDE, encoded by the exons ATGGCATCTACAACAGGACAGCAATTCCTCGACATCGAAATCAAAGATGACATGAAGTATGACATCCGAATCGAAAATGCTCATATAGAAAG CGGCGAGTTCTACAGGGAGGGTGATCAAAACGACACTCTAACCACCGACGACATCGAAGACATGATCATTCGCCATAACGGGGGTCTGCGGCATGTCTGTTCCTGTGGCGAGGAAAAAGGCTTCAAAGGGCTGCAAGGCACAATTGACCTCATCGACGATGTAAAGGATGCCAAGATCTGCACCCTAGAATGGAATGCTCCCATGGAGCCTGGAAAGAGGAACACGTTCATGCTGCGTGATCAGGACCCCCGATACCACATCGATATCGGACAGTGGAATGAATCCGGGATCCTGGGCAAGGTTCCAGTTACCATCAGCGATGAGTAG
- a CDS encoding NAD-dependent epimerase/dehydratase family protein: MSSYDVLVTGSAGHLGTALMLSLPELGFTPFGIDILPSSTTTRVGSITNRAFISSVLMSHPIKHILHAATLHKPHICSHQNEDFVATNILGTLVLLEESAKSPRQIESFIFFSTTSTFGMALSPKPGSPAAWIDETVVPEPKNIYGVTKVAAEDLCALIHKQSGMPVLVLRTSRFFPEEDDDEGRRAAMSDENLKVLELAYRRCDIEDIVRAAVCAMAKARDIRWGKYIISAPPLFKNDARTLDQLDRNPAEVFNELCPELGAVFEKKGWKHLSRIDRVYDSSKAMRELGWEPQYTFAKTVERLAMGKEWRSDLTAKVGRKGYHAVSTGVYTKR; the protein is encoded by the coding sequence ATGTCTTCATATGATGTGCTTGTCACCGGGTCGGCAGGCCACCTGGGCACTGCGCTCATGCTGTCCCTTCCTGAGCTTGGCTTCACACCTTTTGGCATCGATATCCtgccctcctccaccaccaccagggTAGGATCCATTACGAATCGGGCTTTCATCAGCTCCGTCTTGATGTCCCACCCCATCAAGCACATCCTGCACGCTGCAACATTGCACAAGCCGCACATCTGCAGCCATCAAAACGAAGACTTTGTCGCAACCAATATTCTTGGAACGCTAGTGCTCCTCGAAGAATCGGCCAAATCTCCCCGCCAGATCGagagcttcatcttcttcagcacgACCAGCACCTTCGGCATGGCACTCAGTCCCAAGCCGGGATCCCCTGCCGCATGGATCGACGAAACCGTTGTCCCGGAACCCAAGAACATATACGGCGTGACCAAGGTCGCAGCGGAGGATCTCTGTGCGCTGATCCACAAGCAGAGTGGCATGCCGGTACTGGTTCTGCGGACGAGTCGCTTTTTCCccgaagaggacgacgacgagggaCGCCGCGCGGCCATGTCCGACGAGAACCTGAAGGTGTTGGAGTTGGCGTATCGCAGATGCGATATTGAGGATATTGTGCGGGCGGCGGTCTGCGCGATGGCGAAAGCGAGGGATATTCGCTGGGGAAAGTACATTATCAGCGCGCCGCCGCTCTTCAAGAATGATGCGCGTACGCTCGACCAGCTGGACCGTAACCCGGCCGAGGTGTTTAATGAGCTGTGTCCCGAACTAGGGGCCGTGTTTGAGAAGAAAGGGTGGAAGCATCTTTCGAGGATCGATCGGGTGTACGATTCGAGCAAGGCGATGAGGGAGCTGGGGTGGGAGCCACAGTATACATTTGCAAAGACGGTGGAGAGGTTGGCGATGGGCAAAGAGTGGAGGAGTGACTTGACGGCGAAGGTCGGCAGGAAGGGATACCATGCTGTGAGCACTGGTGTGTATACCAAGCGATAG
- a CDS encoding isocitrate lyase/PEP mutase family protein, with translation MVALHTELPIIADADTGFGGPLDISRTVRLYEHAGIAGLHIEDQVMAGSRSRCALICIDAQSHQVFPKRCGQLQGKDVVALEVFIEGVRSAVEARQDPDFVIIARTDARQAKRFGGPHAGSEAFHEGIKRLKAAVAAGADMVFMECPRTEDECRTLVKEMGDVPVPINVLPNVSKSGFEDTSRYADRTVIMVSLPTSRYQTESAGLSHGNLPVYRIHSGDASYATVVWCSKSHGTDLEACEGHTIKDFFDQVGLGEAGEFDARISECSKTQTGEKGAQEGS, from the coding sequence ATGGTCGCGCTGCACACAGAGCTACCGATCATTGCCGATGCGGATACCGGTTTCGGCGGACCGCTCGACATTTCTCGCACTGTGCGACTGTATGAACACGCGGGAATCGCGGGACTGCACATCGAAGACCAGGTAATGGCAGGCTCGCGATCCAGATGTGCCTTGATCTGTATTGACGCGCAATCCCATCAGGTCTTCCCCAAGCGGTGTGGCCAGCTCCAAGGGAAAGATGTCGTGGCCCTGGAAGTCTTCATTGAGGGCGTCCGCAGCGCCGTCGAGGCACGCCAGGATCCGGACTTTGTCATCATTGCGCGAACGGATGCGCGGCAAGCCAAGAGGTTTGGCGGGCCACACGCCGGATCGGAGGCCTTCCATGAAGGGATCAAGCGGCTCAAGGCTGCTGTAGCCGCGGGGGCCGATATGGTCTTCATGGAATGCCCGCGCACCGAGGACGAGTGTCGGACTCTGGTCAAGGAGATGGGAGATGTGCCCGTTCCGATCAATGTCCTTCCCAATGTAAGCAAGTCCGGATTTGAGGATACATCGCGGTATGCTGACAGAACGGTTATTATGGTCTCACTCCCAACTTCAAGATATCAGACTGAATCGGCTGGGCTTTCGCACGGCAATCTACCCGTGTACCGGATCCATTCCGGCGATGCTAGCTATGCAACGGTCGTATGGTGCTCTAAAAGCCACGGAACAGACCTTGAAGCGTGCGAGGGGCACACGATCAAGGATTTCTTCGACCAGGTTGGGTTGGGCGAGGCCGGGGAGTTTGACGCTAGAATTAGCGAGTGTAGCAAGACGCAAACTGGGGAGAAAGGAGCCCAGGAGGGGAGTTGA
- a CDS encoding aldehyde dehydrogenase family protein — MSLDITTFHNVINNELTTTSQTRHGINPANRQPNPEVPVSTQEDLDRAVESARQAFRKWSKTSFAERRTALNHFADKIEANKEALARLMTQEQGKPLSQSTVEVGMAVQWARTIPTIEIPETVIEDTDEHQIIQRYTPLGVCGAIVPWNFPVLLAVGKIVPAVYTGNTVIVKPSPFTPYCGLKLAELAAQCFPPGVVQALSGGDDLGPMITEHPGIDKISFTGSILTGKRVMASCAKTLKRVTLELGGNDPAIVCDDVNIDAVIPKLMRIRLTFAKIGILSFLCSSQICMMVKRLYVHEKIYDEFREKLVAFVGSLKVGEGTDPDVFFGPVQNSMQYDKAKDLWQSLSAEGLTTALGGTIQDSGGYFVPPTIVDNPPESARVVQEEPFAPILPMLKWSDEADVIARANGTDTGLGASVWSKDMTRARRIADQLEAGSVWINSHFDVSPKAPFGGHKTSGIGTEWGLNGLIGYCNSQTLWVKPSL, encoded by the exons atgtctTTGGACATTACG ACTTTCCACAATGTGATCAACAATGAGTTGACCACGACCTCGCAAACCCGTCACGGCATCAATCCTGCGAACAGGCAGCCCAACCCCGAGGTTCCCGTTTCGACTCAAGAGGACCTCGATCGAGCCGTTGAATCCGCTCGCCAAGCGTTCCGCAAATGGTCCAAGACCTCGTTCGCCGAGCGTCGCACCGCTCTCAACCACTTCGCCGACAAGATCGAAGCAAACAAGGAGGCACTGGCCCGGCTCATGACGCAGGAACAAGGCAAGCCGCTCAGCCAGTCCACCGTCGAGGTCGGAATGGCCGTGCAGTGGGCTCGAACCATCCCCACAATCGAGATCCCCGAAACGGTCATCGAAGACACGGACGAACACCAGATCATCCAGCGGTACACCCCGCTCGGCGTCTGCGGGGCCATCGTGCCGTGGAACTTTCCCGTCCTGCTGGCCGTCGGCAAGATCGTCCCCGCCGTGTACACGGGGAACACCGTGATCGTCAAGCCCTCCCCGTTTACGCCGTATTGCGGCCTGAAGCTCGCCGAGCTGGCGGCGCAGTGCTTCCCGCCCGGGGTGGTCCAGGCGCTGAGCGGAGGCGATGACCTCGGCCCGATGATCACGGAGCACCCGGGCATCGACAAGATCAGTTTCACCGGCTCGATTCTCACGGGCAAGCGCGTCATGGCGAGTTGTGCGAAGACCCTGAAGCGGGTGACGCTGGAGCTGGGGGGGAACGACCCGGCGATCGTCTGCGACGATGTCAACATCGATGCGGTCATTCCAAAG CTGATGCGCATTCGACTGACGTTCGCAAAGATTGGgatcctctccttcctctgctCGAGCCAAATCTGCATGATGGTCAAACGGCTGTACGTGCACGAGAAGATCTACGACGAGTTCCGGGAGAAGCTCGTGGCGTTTGTGGGATCCCTCAAGGTCGGCGAGGGCACCGACCCCGACGTCTTCTTTGGCCCCGTGCAGAACAGCATGCAGTACGACAAAGCCAAGGATCTTTGGCAGAGCCTGTCCGCAGAAGGCCTGACGACTGCCCTCGGCGGAACCATCCAGGACTCGGGGGGCTACTTCGTCCCCCCGACCATCGTCGATAACCCTCCCGAGTCGGCCCGGGTCGTGCAAGAAGAGCCGTTTGCGCCGATCCTGCCGATGCTCAAGTGGTCGGACGAGGCCGATGTCATTGCGCGGGCGAATGGCACCGACACGGGGCTGGGGGCATCCGTATGGAGCAAGGATATGACGCGAGCGCGTCGCATCGCCGATCAGCTCGAGGCGGGGAGCGTCTGGATCAACTCGCACTTTGACGTCTCGCCCAAGGCGCCGTTTGGAGGACACAAGACCAGCGGGATTGGCACGGAATGGGGGCTGAACGGGTTGATCGGGTATTGTAACTCCCAGACCCTGTGGGTGAAGCCAAGTCTGTAG
- a CDS encoding SDR family oxidoreductase has protein sequence MTLKYLITGATGGLGKEVLAYFEANRPSSEYAAASSRESNRKQFEERGIAFRHVDYDDPRTLDAAFPGVENLFFVSTNVFDNEKRIKQHRNFVEAAKRAGVKHVWYTSLAFGGLKSDSKAAIQQAHLQTEDLLRESGLTFTSIREGVYADAFPLFINWYPDTTTVSLPADGRCAFTLRKELGEANARLMLQGGHENEIVLLTAGETISFAETVDVINETTGRNVRFQIVSPEEYVRLSAANDQGGKPAEFFQALVSWYDSVAQGEISHTHPLMKEVLGREPTTPREAIRGFLLENRDYTWHQNYVNK, from the exons ATGACCCTCAAATATCTCATTACCGGAGCTACAGGCGGTCTTGGCAAAGAAGTCCTCGCCTACTTCGAAGCCAACCGTCCCTCCTCAGAATATGCGGCCGCTTCCTCGAGGGAGTCGAATCGGAAACAATTCGAAGAACGAGGAATTGCCTTTCGCCATGTAGACTATGATGACCCGCGCACGCTCGATGCCGCGTTTCCGGGCGTCGAGAACCTCTTCTTTGTCAGCACTAATGTCTTTGACAATGAGAAGCGCATCAAGCAGCATCGGAATTTCGTGGAGGCTGCCAAGAGAGCGGGGGTTAAACAC GTGTGGTATACGTCGCTCGCATTCGGGGGGTTGAAATCCGATTCCAAAGCGGCGATTCAGCAGGCCCATCTCCAGACGGAAGATCTCCTCAGAGA GTCGGGACTCACATTCACCTCGATTCGCGAAGGAGTCTACGCCGATGCATTCCCGCTGTTTATCAACTGGTATCCTGACACCACCACCGTGTCCCTCCCCGCCGACGGACGCTGCGCTTTCACCCTGCGAAAGGAACTCGGCGAGGCCAACGCCCGATTGATGCTCCAGGGTGGCCACGAGAACGAGATCGTCCTCCTGACCGCAGGGGAGACCATCAGTTTCGCCGAGACGGTGGATGTCATTAACGAGACGACGGGGCGGAACGTCCGATTCCAGATTGTCTCGCCGGAGGAGTATGTCCGCTTGAGCGCAGCAAACGACCAGGGAGGCAAGCCCGCCGAGTTCTTCCAGGCGCTGGTGAGCTGGTACGACAGTGTTGCGCAGGGGGAAATCAGCCATACCCATCCGTTGATGAAGGAGGTGCTGGGGCGGGAGCCCACCACGCCGCGGGAGGCGATTCGGGGGTTTTTGCTGGAGAATCGGGACTATACATGGCATCAGAATTATGTCAATAAGTAA
- a CDS encoding glycoside hydrolase family 88/105 protein, translating into MASQRPSQTEVHQTVKQLINNLVNIRDATGKFLLRLQDGRVIDTKSWHGWEWTHGIGLYGIWKYYEMTGDESLLRIIEDWFAARFAEGGTTKNINTMAVFLTLAYVYEKTGNVTYLPWLDAWAEWAMYELPRTRYGGMQHATYLTENYQQLWDDTLMMTVLPLAKIGKLLNRPEYIAEAKRQFLVHIKYLFDTQTGLWFHGWTFEEGGHNFARARWARGNSWVTIVIPEIIELLDLEPTDPIRIHLIDTLEAQCEALQRLQESETGFWHTLLDHPDSYVESSATAGFAYGILKAVRKRYIGAQYRPVAEKAIAAVMSAVDEHGELQNTSFGTGMGDCLQFYKDIPLTAMPYGQAMAIMALGEYLRTCL; encoded by the coding sequence ATGGCTTCCCAGAGACCCTCACAGACCGAGGTCCATCAGACCGTCAAACAGCTCATCAATAACCTGGTCAACATCAGAGACGCCACAGGCAAGTTCCTGCTGCGGTTACAAGATGGCCGCGTTATTGACACCAAGTCCTGGCACGGGTGGGAGTGGACGCATGGTATCGGCCTGTACGGGATCTGGAAGTACTATGAGATGACCGGCGACGAGTCCCTCCTGCGCATTATTGAAGATTGGTTTGCTGCGCGGTTCGCCGAGGGCGGCACCACCAAGAATATCAACACCATGGCTGTCTTCCTGACGCTGGCCTACGTCTATGAGAAGACGGGCAATGTGACCTACCTGCCCTGGCTGGATGCTTGGGCCGAATGGGCCATGTACGAGCTGCCTCGCACGCGATACGGTGGCATGCAGCACGCGACCTACCTGACCGAGAACTACCAGCAGCTGTGGGACGACACGCTAATGATGACCGTTCTGCCGCTGGCGAAGATCGGCAAGCTCCTGAACCGTCCCGAGTACATTGCCGAGGCCAAGAGGCAGTTTCTCGTTCACATCAAGTACCTCTTTGACACCCAGACAGGGCTTTGGTTCCACGGCTGGACCTTCGAGGAGGGAGGGCACAACTTTGCACGAGCGCGCTGGGCCCGCGGTAACAGCTGGGTCACCATCGTCATTCCTGAGATTATCGAGCTGCTCGACCTTGAGCCGACAGATCCGATCCGCATCCACCTCATCGACACGCTCGAGGCCCAGTGTGAGGCcctgcagcggctgcagGAGAGCGAGACGGGTTTCTGGCACACCCTCCTGGACCATCCGGACTCGTATGTCGAATCGTCCGCAACCGCGGGGTTTGCGTATGGCATCTTGAAAGCCGTCCGCAAGCGGTACATTGGCGCGCAGTATCGGCCCGTCGCGGAGAAAGCGATCGCGGCCGTGATGAGCGCCGTGGACGAGCACGGCGAGCTTCAGAATACCAGCTTCGGCACAGGAATGGGTGATTGCTTGCAGTTCTACAAGGACATTCCACTGACGGCGATGCCATACGGACAAGCCATGGCGATCATGGCGTTGGGAGAGTATCTGCGGACATGTTTATAG
- the fphA gene encoding putative sensor histidine kinase/response regulator, producing MASRANASSPTRQKNDEDLSETTSGAVGEEGAVTRAPKSGMESSTGFESEDRVYPIRSVISVDPSTVSQSQQQAESNLSSPATGAREWSIINAETWDKMRAQTKTSAGNFSATEPPPPAPDTAGSSSEPPDQGRSHSASPTPTPDSALTKTQDPEVDSEHGLVTARFRHVVTDGGHMVITGRANDSYQACEDEPIHIPGAVQSFGCLLVLREEIEGKLVVRVASENSEVILGHSPKCLFALPNFCDILDEEQKDNLLDHLDLIRDDGFDPSVDGPEVFLLSVKLPSGKPRRFWCATHLSPADSNSIICEFELEDDRINPLSVSGLTTPVTPTDTLGVEPTPEQLEHSTVNISQPLRLLRNARRRRGEAAAMEVFSILSQIQDQLGRTKSLDSLLNTTTGLVKELTGFHRVLIYQFDTEWNGTVVAELVDPKASVDLYKGLCFPASDIPKQARDLYRINKVRLLYDRDQVTSRLVCRTLEDLQTPVDMTHSYLRAMSPIHLKYLANMGVRASMSISISGFNELWGLISCHTYGTHGMRVSFPVRKICRLIGDTVSRNIERLSYASRLQARKLINTVPTDQNPSGYIIATSDDLLKLFDADYGALSIRNETKLLGKMTHSQEILALLEYLRMQRMNSVVASHHITKDFPDLFYAPGFKHISGMLYVPLSAGGTDFMVFFRRGHLTEIKWAGNPYDKKPQNGHLEPRKSFQTWRETVLDQSREWTESDVETAAVLCLVYGKFIKVWRQKEAAMENSQLTRLLLANSAHEFRTPLNAVINYLEIALEGSLDPETRDNLTKSYSASKSLIYVINDLLDLTNAEKGQKLIKDEIFDLPATFREATDMFEGEAKRKSIHYKVVAHPGLPPAVIGDQRRVRQVFTNLISNAVRHTTAGSVTTEIWRSLEQAQPGCVVVQMTVLDTGSGMSQSTLEALFQELEQVSTDDDNYWFDPEDQTHPLDSCSQDKRVLGLGLALVARIVRNMHGQLSVRSEKGKGSYFEISLNFPVPDDVASGESEEPSVPDIVEPAVPIQQEVEFMLVDSKSTRGGEQRRRSTGSDHSKGSYNSSRSGRSNRSEADRLISAMQDSPLLQRTTSEGSEERDPRPVERTQGSAHNRHAMSTQSLPNLKDESIPEQWPVTQAPAFPSTSRTMMPPVSPPLPGHEPVTDSGVPMTAIRIPLEDVERPPSPPAKAFLSQPGTSAELPSAAEPSSAPAPNAEPTTLRVLVAEDDPVNSKIVEKRLSKLGHAVILTGNGEECAAAFRRDSTKVDVVLMDIQMPIVDGTESTRMIRQFEQEFQPPLSEKASRNGHVPVFAVSASLLEKDAQLYIEAGFDGWIMKPINFNRLGVLLDSLENHDIRNATIYRPGYWELGGWFKHHGEL from the exons ATGGCGTCAAGAGCCAATGCCTCCTCTCCAACGAGGCAGAAAAATGACGAGGACCTCTCCGAAACGACGTCAGGTGCTGTAGGAGAGGAAGGCGCCGTGACTCGCGCACCGAAGTCAGGAATGGAGAGTTCCACTGGCTTCGAGAGTGAAGACCGAGTGTATCCAATCCGGTCGGTCATCTCCGTTGATCCCTCAACGGTCTCTCAGTCGCAACAGCAGGCGGAGAGTAATCTGAGCTCACCCGCCACCGGAGCGCGAGAATGGTCTATTATCAATGCCGAGACCTGGGATAAGATGCGAGCGCAGACAAAAACAAGCGCAGGTAATTTTTCCGCTACTGAGCCACCTCCACCAGCGCCGGATACTGCAGGTTCATCGTCTGAGCCGCCCGACCAAGGCCGTTCTCACAGCGCCAGTCCCACCCCGACTCCGGATTCCGCTCTGACCAAGACTCAGGATCCAGAGGTCGATTCCGAGCATGGTCTTGTTACTGCCCGATTTCGTCATGTAGTGACCGATGGTGGCCATATGGTCATCACTGGAAGAGCCAATGATTCTTATCAAGCATGCGAAGACGAACCGATCCACATCCCTGGTGCGGTGCAGAGTTTCGGATGTTTGCTTGTGCTGCGGGAGGAAATTGAAGGGAAGTTGGTGGTCCGTGTAGCCAGCGAGAATTCTGAGGTTATCCTTGGACACTCACCCAAGTGTCTCTTTGCATTACCAAACTTCTGTGACATTTTGGAtgaagagcagaaagatAATCTATTGGATCATCTTGATCTCATCCGCGACGATGGATTTGACCCTTCCGTCGATGGCCCCGAGGTTTTCCTTTTGTCTGTGAAGCTCCCTTCTGGTAAACCCCGGCGATTCTGGTGCGCCACCCATCTCAGCCCAGCCGACTCAAATTCGATTATCTGCGAGTTTGAATTGGAGGACGATCGAATCAATCCCTTGAGTGTTTCCGGACTAACTACCCCGGTGACGCCGACCGATACTCTTGGAGTCGAACCGACGCCGGAGCAACTCGAACACAGCACAGTCAATATCAGTCAACCCCTGCGATTGCTACGAAATGCGCGTCGGAGACGAGGCGAGGCCGCTGCAATGGAGGTGTTTAGCATCTTGTCTCAGATCCAAGATCAATTGGGTCGTACCAAGTCGCTGGATTCTTTGTTAAACACGACCACTGGTTTGGTAAAAGAATTGACTGGTTTTCATCGTGTTCTGATCTATCAGTTCGACACCGAATGGAACGGAACTGTTGTTGCTGAACTGGTTGATCCCAAAGCGAGCGTCGACTTGTACAAAGGACTCTGCTTTCCGGCCTCGGATATTCCGAAGCAAGCGCGTGACTTGTATCGGATCAACAAAGTTCGCTTGCTGTATGATCGCGATCAGGTCACATCGCGATTGGTCTGTCGGACGCTGGAGGACTTGCAAACGCCTGTAGACATGACACATTCCTACTTGCGTGCAATGTCGCCCATCCACCTCAAATATCTGGCAAATATGGGCGTACGTGCTTCCATGTCGATCAGTATCAGTGGCTTCAACGAGCTGTGGGGTCTCATCTCATGTCACACCTACGGGACTCACGGCATGAGAGTCTCATTTCCGGTTCGAAAAATCTGCCGGTTGATTGGCGACACTGTGTCGCGGAATATCGAACGTCTATCTTACGCATCACGGCTCCAAGCCCGCAAACTGATCAATACCGTACCAACCGACCAAAACCCCTCGGGATACATCATCGCCACTTCGGATGACCTGCTCAAACTCTTTGACGCCGACTATGGTGCTCTCTCAATTCGTAATGAGACGAAGCTTCTAGGAAAGATGACGCACTCACAGGAAATCTTGGCTTTACTGGAATACCTCAGGATGCAACGGATGAATTCTGTGGTTGCTTCACATCACATCACTAAAGACTTTCCCGACCTCTTTTATGCTCCTGGGTTTAAGCACATCTCCGGCATGCTCTATGTGCCTTTGTCGGCCGGTGGCACTGATTTCATGGTCTTCTTCCGTCGGGGACATCTTACAGAGATCAAATGGGCCGGAAACCCGTATGACAAGAAACCTCAAAACGGCCATCTGGAACCGCGGAAAAGTTTTCAGACCTGGCGAGAAACAGTCCTAGACCAGTCTCGAGAATGGACCGAGTCCGATGTGGAGACGGCAGCTGTGTTGTGTCTCGTTTATGGCAAGTTCATTAAAGTGTGGCGACAAAAGGAAGCCGCAATGGAGAACTCGCAATTGACACGGCTCCTCCTCGCAAACTCGGCCCATGAATTTCGCACGCCGCTGAACGCTGTCATCAACTATCTGGAGATCGCTTTGGAAGGCTCCTTGGACCCTGAAACCCGCGACAACCTTACAAAATCCTACTCTGCATCTAAATCTCTGATCTATGTCATCAACGACCTTCTGGATCTGACCAACGCTGAAAAGGGCCAGAAACTCATCAAGGATGAAATATTTGACCTTCCAGCCACTTTCCGAGAAGCCACTGATATGTTTGAGGGAGAGGCCAAGCGTAAGAGCATTCATTACAAAGTAGTAGCGCACCCTGGACTTCCCCCAGCGGTTATTGGCGACCAGCGTCGGGTTCGCCAGGTGTTCACCAATCTCATTTCCAATGCTGTTCGGCATACAACAGCAGGCAGCGTGACCACGGAGATTTGGCGCTCTCTCGAGCAGGCGCAGCCAGGATGTGTGGTGGTCCAAATGACCGTTTTGGACACGGGATCAGGAATGTCTCAGAGCACCCTTGAGGCTTTGTTCCAAGAACTTGAGCAGGTCTCGACGGATGATGACAATTATTGGTTTGATCCGGAAGACCAGACGCACCCTCTCGACTCATGCAGTCAGGATAAACGTGTACTCGGCTTGGGTCTGGCGTTGGTTGCTCGAATTGTTCGCAACATGCACGGCCAGTTGAGTGTTCGATCggagaagggcaagggtaGCTATTTCGAAATCTCACTTAACTTCCCAGTTCCGGACGACGTGGCGTCTGGGGAATCAGAAGAGCCATCTGTGCCGGATATCGTGGAACCAGCTGTTCCGATTCAGCAGGAAGTGGAGTTCATGCTCGTCGACAGCAAGTCCACCCGAGGCGGCGAGCAGCGGCGTCGCAGTACCGGCAGCGATCACAGCAAGGGCAGTTACAATAGCTCTCGCAGCGGCAGAAGCAACAGGAGTGAAGCCGATCGATTGATTAGTGCCATGCAGGATTCCCCTCTGCTACAACGAACAACCAGCGAAGGATCTGAGGAAAGAGACCCCAGACCAGTGGAACGCACTCAGGGCAGCGCGCACAACAGACATGCAATGTCTACCCAATCTCTTCCAAACTTAAAGGACGAATCGATTCCGGAACAATGGCCAGTGACACAAGCTCCCGCCTTTCCGAGCACGTCACGCACAATGATGCCTCCGGTCTCCCCACCTTTACCTGGCCACGAACCCGTTACCGACTCGGGAGTCCCAATGACAGCGATCCGAATTCCCCTTGAGGATGTGGAGCGGCCACCTTCACCCCCGGCCAAAGCTTTTCTGAGCCAACCTGGAACCTCGGCAGAGCTGCCAAGCGCGGCTGAACCATCCTCAGCACCTGCCCCCAACGCTGAACCGACTACTCTGCGCGTTCTCGTTGCTGAGGACGACCCTGTTAACAGCAAGATCGTGGAGAAACGACTCAGTAAATTGGGGCACGCTGTCATCCTCACAGGAAATGGCGAAGAATGTGCAGCTGCGTTTCGCCGTGATTCTACGAAGGTCGACGTTGTTCTGATGGATATTCAG ATGCCGATTGTCGACGGTACCGAGTCTACCAGGATGATCCGCCAGTTCGAGCAAGAATTTCAACCCCCGCTGTCTGAAAAAGCGAGCAGGAATGGCCACGTACCTGTCTTCGCGGTTTCAGCATCACTCCTCGAAAAAGACGCACAACTGTACATTGAAGCCGGTTTTGACGGGTGGATTATGAAACCTATCAACTTCAACCGGTTGGGTGTTCTCTTGGACAGTCTTGAGAACCACGACATTCGCAATGCCACCATTTACCGACCTGGCTACtgggagttgggaggctGGTTCAAACACCATGGGGAGCTCTGA